A genomic region of Spea bombifrons isolate aSpeBom1 chromosome 9, aSpeBom1.2.pri, whole genome shotgun sequence contains the following coding sequences:
- the LOC128504544 gene encoding 40S ribosomal protein S3a-like, protein ICESGESRVIYPCREAHVDVKTTDGYLLCLFCVGFTKKRNNQIRKTSYAQHQQVRQIRKKMMEIMTREVQTNDLKEVVNKLIPDSIGKDIEKACQSIYPLHDVYVRKVKMLKKPKFELGKLMKLHGEGGGAGKPAGDETGAKVERADGYEPPLQESV, encoded by the coding sequence atatgtgagtcaggagaaagcagggtcatatatccatgcAGAGAGGCTCACGTTGATGTGAAGACCACAGATGGCTACCTACTTTGCCTATTCTGTGTTGGATTCACCAAAAAGCGTAACAACCAGATTAGAAAGACTTCTTATGCCCAGCATCAGCAAGTGCGTCAGATCCGCAAGAAGATGATGGAAATCATGACTCGTGAAGTGCAGACAAATGACTTGAAAGAAGTTGTTAACAAGCTAATTCCAGACAGTATCGGCAAAGACATTGAAAAGGCCTGCCAGTCCATCTATCCTCTACATGATGTGTATGTACGCAAAGTGAAGATGctgaaaaagccaaagtttgAGCTGGGCAAACTTATGAAACTACATGGTGAAGGCGGTGGTGCTGGGAAGCCTGCAGGAGATGAGACAGGCGCCAAAGTAGAGCGGGCTGATGGATATGAACCCCCACTTCAGGAATCTGTCTGA